Proteins encoded in a region of the Ziziphus jujuba cultivar Dongzao chromosome 3, ASM3175591v1 genome:
- the LOC107423256 gene encoding probable aspartic proteinase GIP2 produces the protein MAFHSSFNFLLFFCLLFPIIIYPSIAKATTTSSSSSFRPKTLFLPVTKVVHSTNIKQYVIDTKQRTPLVPIKQTLDLGGQYPWLVCDRSYVSSTYKPAHCGSAACRLTKSHVCRDCKGTINTPGCNKNTCIVNTFNRIGHVSVSGELAQDIVSILAVNNSIVTTGKPVSVPKFLFVCGKTSQLKGLASGVKGIVGLGRSNLGLPSQFYSAFSLKKKFAVCLSSSTTSEGVVFFGDGPYYTLAHRDFSQALAYTPLIVHPTNSKSSEYYIGVESIKIGDKAVHLNTSLLSIAKDGSGGTRISTVEPYTVLHSAIYKAVVGEFESALRAFIGDDRFKRVAAVKPFGACYNSSYIGIDRLGPVVPRIQLVLHGQSEPWMIYGANAMVDVGENVLCLGFVDGGEIPLQPSIIIGGHQLEDNFLLFDLASNRLGFSSSLFTRQNTCADFIF, from the coding sequence ATGGCTTTCCACTCCTCCTTCAATTTCCTTCTCTTCTTTTGCCTTCTCTTCCCCATCATCATCTACCCCTCCATAGCCAAAGCTActactacttcttcttcttcctcctttcgACCCAAAACTCTCTTTCTACCAGTAACCAAAGTTGTCCACTCTACCAATATAAAACAATACGTCATTGACACCAAACAAAGAACCCCTCTAGTTCCCATCAAACAAACACTAGATCTGGGCGGCCAATACCCTTGGTTAGTATGCGATCGAAGTTATGTCTCATCCACCTATAAGCCTGCTCATTGCGGCTCTGCTGCTTGCCGGCTCACCAAGTCCCATGTTTGTCGGGATTGCAAAGGAACCATTAATACTCCAGGCTGCAACAAGAACACATGCATCGTCAATACCTTCAACAGAATCGGTCACGTATCGGTCAGCGGTGAGTTAGCACAAGACATTGTCTCCATCCTTGCCGTCAATAACTCTATTGTTACCACTGGCAAGCCAGTTTCTGTCCCTAAATTCCTATTCGTCTGCGGGAAAACCTCTCAATTAAAAGGCTTGGCTAGTGGTGTCAAAGGCATTGTTGGCTTGGGAAGGTCTAATCTCGGACTTCCTTCGCAATTCTATTCGGCTTTCAGCCTCAAAAAGAAGTTTGCCGTATGTTTGAGCTCTTCAACAACATCTGAGGGTGTTGTTTTCTTTGGTGATGGACCTTATTACACTTTGGCCCATCGTGATTTCTCTCAGGCTCTTGCTTACACTCCACTCATCGTCCATCCCACCAATTCGAAATCTTCAGAATACTATATCGGGGTTGAGTCTATCAAGATCGGTGATAAAGCTGTGCATTTGAACACTTCATTGCTATCCATTGCCAAGGATGGTAGTGGTGGAACAAGGATTAGCACGGTCGAGCCCTACACGGTGCTGCACTCCGCCATATACAAAGCGGTGGTGGGTGAATTTGAGAGTGCTTTGAGAGCATTTATAGGTGATGATCGGTTCAAAAGAGTAGCAGCTGTGAAACCTTTTGGTGCTTGCTATAACTCGAGCTACATTGGCATCGATCGATTGGGACCGGTCGTGCCACGCATTCAGCTTGTGCTGCATGGCCAAAGTGAGCCTTGGATGATATACGGAGCGAACGCAATGGTGGATGTTGGGGAGAATGTATTGTGTCTTGGATTCGTTGATGGAGGTGAAATTCCTTTGCAGCCTTCCATTATTATTGGAGGGCATCAATTGGAAGACAATTTTCTTCTGTTTGATTTAGCTAGTAACAGGCTCGGATTTAGCTCTTCACTTTTCACTCGACAAAACACTTGCGCCGACTTCATCTTCTGA
- the LOC107423275 gene encoding LOW QUALITY PROTEIN: probable aspartic proteinase GIP2 (The sequence of the model RefSeq protein was modified relative to this genomic sequence to represent the inferred CDS: inserted 1 base in 1 codon), which translates to MASSFSSSFFLLSCLILFPIIMITPSIAKPSPFKPKALILPVKKDSSTLQYIAKIKHRTPSVSIKLALDLDAEYLWVACDDYVSSTYKPARCGSSQCSLANAECGFCPAPTPYPGCNVNTCNIQISNPFTDQITPAELSQDVVSIKSTDGSNPGRSVSVHNFLFSCSFDXLLGNMAMGVKGMVGLGRNKIGLPSQFASAFGFNDKFAICLSPSTTSNGFIFFGDGPYNFLPNKIDISRSLTYTPLIKNPTRNDGYLVGKLYAEYFIGVKSIKINDKVVPLNTSLLTINKWGMWGTRISTVHPYTLLETSIYKAFVNEFVKAMGKVPRVAPIKPFEACFNSSHIDRTRYGPAVPLIDLVLKKSNDAYWRIFGSNSMVEVAKDVLCLGFVDAGEYEPSSIVIGGHQLEDNLVQFDIASNRVGFSSSLLSKQTSCSNFNFTSI; encoded by the exons ATGGCTTCCAGCTTCTCctcctctttttttctcttatcttgTCTAATTCTCTTTCCCATCATCATGATCACCCCCTCAATAGCCAAGCCTTCTCCTTTCAAACCCAAAGCTCTCATTCTTCCAGTGAAGAAAGACTCTTCCACCCTCCAATACATTGCCAAAATCAAACATAGAACACCTTCTGTCTCCATTAAACTAGCACTAGATCTCGATGCTGAATACCTTTGGGTTGCTTGCGATGATTATGTGTCCTCCACCTATAAGCCTGCTCGTTGTGGCTCGTCTCAGTGCTCGCTTGCCAATGCCGAATGTGGGTTCTGCCCTGCACCCACACCATATCCAGGATGCAATGTTAACACTTGTAATATCCAAATCTCCAATCCTTTTACCGACCAAATCACACCGGCCGAGTTATCCCAAGACGTCGTCTCTATCAAATCCACCGACGGCTCTAATCCTGGTAGGAGTGTCTCTGTCCATAACTTCCTATTCTCTTGCAGCTTTG CACTTCTTGGAAACATGGCAATGGGTGTCAAAGGCATGGTTGGTTTGGGAAGGAACAAAATTGGACTCCCTTCTCAATTTGCCTCTGCTTTTGGCTTTAATGACAAGTTTGCCATTTGTTTAAGCCCTTCAACTACATCTAATGGGTTCATTTTCTTTGGAGATGGTCCTTATAACTTTCTTCCTAACAAGATTGATATCTCCAGGTCTCTTACTTATACTCCACTCATCAAAAACCCTACGAGGAACGACGGCTACCTTGTTGGTAAGTTGTACGCGGAATACTTCATTGGAGTGAAGTCTATCAAGATCAATGACAAAGTTGTTCCTTTAAATACTTCATTGCTAACAATAAATAAGTGGGGCATGTGGGGAACAAGAATTAGCACCGTCCATCCTTACACGCTCTTGGAAACCTCAATATACAAAGCTTTCGTCAATGAATTTGTGAAAGCAATGGGTAAGGTTCCGAGAGTAGCACCTATCAAACCGTTCGAGGCTTGCTTTAACTCGAGCCATATCGACCGGACACGATATGGCCCGGCTGTGCCTCTCATTGATCTTGTGTTGAAGAAGAGCAATGATGCGTATTGGAGGATATTTGGATCTAACTCGATGGTTGAGGTTGCGAAGGACGTGTTGTGTCTTGGATTTGTTGATGCGGGTGAGTATGAACCCAGTTCCATCGTGATCGGAGGACATCAATTGGAAGACAACCTTGTTCAGTTTGATATAGCTTCCAACAGGGTTGGATTTAGCTCTTCTTTGCTTTCCAAGCAAACTAGTTGCTCCAACTTCAACTTTACAAGTATTTAA